The Candidatus Flexicrinis affinis genome has a segment encoding these proteins:
- a CDS encoding YbjN domain-containing protein, translated as MFNSARTPEFDPSLDAVAARVDNVLRTLGVDPGLARLPNTGGYNIVWQFQRGSAFIEVQLVNEGGRRYFQVCAPIMHVPSDNLLRLYRRLLEYNMQLSGAAFAVYRDVVYVVNERMLEGLDDAEANVMISNVAGFADTLDDKLVREFGGRLYGQV; from the coding sequence ATGTTCAACAGCGCACGCACCCCCGAATTCGATCCGTCGCTTGACGCCGTAGCCGCTCGCGTCGACAACGTGCTGCGAACGCTAGGCGTTGACCCCGGCCTTGCGCGTCTGCCCAACACCGGCGGTTACAATATCGTGTGGCAGTTCCAGCGCGGCTCGGCGTTCATCGAAGTCCAACTCGTCAACGAGGGCGGCCGGCGCTACTTCCAAGTCTGCGCGCCGATCATGCACGTCCCATCCGATAACCTGCTGCGCCTTTACCGGCGGCTTCTGGAGTACAACATGCAGTTGAGCGGCGCGGCATTCGCGGTCTACCGAGATGTCGTGTACGTCGTCAACGAGCGTATGCTGGAAGGTCTGGACGACGCAGAAGCCAATGTGATGATCAGCAACGTGGCCGGTTTTGCCGATACGCTCGACGATAAGCTCGTGCGCGAATTCGGCGGCCGACTGTACGGGCAGGTGTGA
- a CDS encoding response regulator transcription factor, whose protein sequence is MMNDGSAVVRVLVLDDEPEYAQPNVDALRRRKYDVVQTMTVDETLEILRREGDSFRVLVLDMLMPGSGGPADREEFTNPVETGMRLHRTIRSKLNLIEVPIIFTSVVRDPNIRERIREEERKYRNKVSFLTKPFLPVDLIDRIKKVT, encoded by the coding sequence ATGATGAACGACGGATCGGCTGTCGTCAGAGTGCTTGTGCTGGATGACGAGCCGGAGTACGCTCAACCCAATGTCGATGCACTGCGACGTCGAAAATACGACGTCGTCCAAACGATGACGGTCGACGAGACACTAGAGATCCTCCGCCGCGAAGGCGACTCATTTCGCGTTCTCGTGCTCGATATGTTGATGCCCGGCAGCGGCGGGCCCGCCGACCGGGAGGAGTTCACCAATCCGGTCGAGACCGGGATGCGCCTGCACCGCACGATTCGCAGCAAGCTGAACCTTATCGAGGTGCCGATCATCTTCACGTCCGTTGTGCGCGACCCGAACATCCGCGAGCGTATCCGCGAAGAGGAGCGCAAGTACCGCAACAAAGTGAGCTTTCTCACCAAGCCGTTTCTGCCGGTCGACCTGATCGACCGCATCAAGAAAGTGACCTAG
- a CDS encoding PocR ligand-binding domain-containing protein translates to MIETKQSRFVELIGDVEAFRLMLEGALGRWEGAYDVLLADTNEYLYDAIEGERFCGFCSALRAYPDGDALCREHDTEMARRARTNQSAHMLYKCHAGLTDVAVPIRVDGELVATVFFGQVLVGDTGDHGVVMRRANDLEAKLGMPEGVLTSKVDHIRTVSRAELDEKSARVKHLADWVSRLGAERLDYQKKMRAEHHQLKASEIIRVASEQLNDSTISWDQFWARTERAVDKMRALIGAMAGMVLVPGRGSRRDKHIAVVISGLPDEFQGRMYELDPVTVDEMQGLKGSVVRADPEKPAAIHRSIAEWSTSFAQRIDKVFKIKLNLGEQHGVLAYFMNEHDDIAGGGFKIDNGNRIEMTMLEQFAAAIGLAFNNRRLADRRKDALNTQRVWLEKVSHQLTQAFGTVRGHASNIQEFVHELQEFYPESFGRWTPGDLKWFVDRVDDVMYSANNGARLAANLLRSAISPKSQSNVDWEYAIIGDVAALMIEIARDFQGPAQLRKIGRLNVDTDSFIPLNGRLKIITTDNLFKHAIGNLIDNAVKYSFPGTEIRVVGGISAEMAMIEVHNEGIELSSPDVERIFEYGFRSDGATARHAPGTGIGLYVAREIVETHGGTLTANPSRRGRTTGGTRHWHTTFTVLLPLLPKNAADH, encoded by the coding sequence GTGATTGAGACCAAACAGTCGCGGTTCGTCGAACTGATCGGCGATGTCGAGGCCTTCCGGCTGATGCTGGAGGGTGCGCTCGGCCGCTGGGAGGGCGCGTACGACGTACTGCTGGCAGACACCAACGAGTATCTCTACGACGCGATCGAGGGCGAGCGTTTCTGCGGCTTTTGCAGTGCCCTCCGCGCGTATCCCGACGGGGACGCGCTGTGCCGCGAGCATGATACCGAGATGGCGCGCCGTGCACGCACCAATCAATCCGCGCACATGCTGTACAAGTGCCATGCCGGTTTGACCGACGTGGCCGTACCGATTCGCGTCGATGGCGAACTGGTGGCGACCGTATTCTTCGGGCAGGTGCTGGTCGGCGATACCGGCGATCACGGCGTCGTGATGCGCCGCGCCAACGACCTTGAGGCGAAACTGGGCATGCCTGAAGGCGTGCTGACGTCGAAGGTCGATCACATCCGGACGGTCAGCCGCGCCGAACTGGACGAAAAGAGCGCCCGCGTGAAGCATCTGGCCGATTGGGTGTCGCGCTTGGGGGCAGAACGGCTCGATTACCAAAAGAAGATGCGCGCCGAACACCATCAGCTCAAGGCGAGCGAGATTATCCGCGTGGCGTCGGAGCAGTTGAACGACAGCACGATCTCGTGGGACCAATTCTGGGCGCGCACCGAGCGTGCGGTCGATAAGATGCGTGCGCTGATCGGCGCGATGGCCGGCATGGTGCTGGTGCCGGGGCGCGGGTCGCGCCGCGACAAGCATATTGCGGTCGTGATCTCCGGGCTGCCCGACGAGTTTCAAGGCCGTATGTACGAACTGGACCCGGTGACGGTCGACGAAATGCAGGGCTTGAAGGGCTCGGTCGTGCGCGCCGATCCCGAAAAGCCGGCGGCCATTCACCGCAGCATCGCAGAGTGGAGCACATCGTTTGCGCAGCGCATCGACAAGGTCTTCAAGATCAAGCTGAACCTCGGCGAACAGCACGGCGTGCTGGCGTACTTCATGAACGAGCACGACGACATCGCCGGGGGCGGCTTCAAGATCGACAACGGCAACCGCATCGAGATGACGATGCTGGAGCAGTTCGCCGCGGCCATCGGTTTGGCGTTCAATAACCGCAGACTGGCCGACCGGCGCAAGGACGCGCTCAACACCCAGCGCGTGTGGTTGGAGAAGGTCAGCCACCAGCTCACACAGGCGTTCGGGACCGTGCGCGGGCACGCCTCGAACATTCAGGAGTTCGTACACGAGCTTCAGGAGTTCTATCCGGAGTCGTTCGGTCGCTGGACGCCGGGCGACCTGAAGTGGTTTGTCGACCGCGTCGACGACGTGATGTACAGTGCCAACAACGGCGCGCGCCTTGCTGCCAACCTGCTGCGTTCGGCGATCAGCCCGAAGTCGCAGTCGAATGTCGATTGGGAGTACGCCATCATCGGCGACGTTGCCGCGTTGATGATCGAAATAGCGCGCGACTTTCAAGGCCCGGCGCAGCTTCGCAAGATCGGCCGGCTCAACGTCGACACTGACAGCTTCATCCCGTTGAATGGCAGGTTGAAGATCATCACGACCGACAATCTGTTCAAACATGCGATCGGCAACCTCATCGACAACGCCGTGAAGTACTCATTCCCCGGTACCGAGATTCGGGTTGTGGGCGGAATCAGCGCCGAGATGGCGATGATCGAAGTGCACAACGAGGGGATCGAGCTTTCATCGCCGGACGTCGAGCGCATCTTCGAATACGGCTTCCGCTCCGACGGGGCGACCGCGCGACATGCGCCGGGAACCGGCATCGGTCTGTATGTAGCGCGCGAGATTGTCGAGACGCACGGCGGAACGCTGACGGCCAACCCGTCGCGTCGCGGCCGGACGACCGGTGGAACGCGTCACTGGCACACCACGTTTACGGTACTGCTTCCACTGCTGCCGAAAAACGCAGCCGACCACTAG
- a CDS encoding SH3 domain-containing protein codes for MRLARVLAVMTLWLLAVSAVSAQGTITSAVVPTNVRSGPGTEWRILGTAPAGTTIALDGQAFGGNWVRGITSGGLVGWMYRENLAIDGGAAAGLPPVYLETPFNLSAPAQQGDIGGGGGSIFTANARLNIRSGPGTQWRLIGGLEVGQSFNVDGKDFSGTWVRGITPEGTIGWAFAQYLSGAVGGLRVVNRDAPFSLSAPAGGSAPAESAPASPDIPVSNAAPVRGFNLGGHVRNLSENTVNWMRVAGMSWVKKQVVWEPGNDPNGVGGLINEAHGHGFRILLSIVGKPDKVNDPGYFEAYAAYVGGVAALGADAIEVWNEPNIDREWAAGSINPAQYTELLRQAYNAIKGARPETIVISGAPSPTGYYGGCTPWGCDDKPFVEGMYAAGAGRYMDCIGIHYNEGILPPSASSGDPRGNPNHYTRYYPTMVSTYINAFRGTKRLCFTELGYLTPEGYGQLPDGFLWAADTSLAEQVAWVDQVVSIAAGSGRVLLMIIWNVDFENYGGGDPQAGYALIRPGGDCPACRALSQ; via the coding sequence ATGAGATTGGCGCGCGTTCTTGCTGTAATGACGTTATGGTTGCTGGCCGTGAGCGCGGTGTCGGCACAAGGGACGATCACGTCGGCGGTGGTGCCGACCAACGTTCGCAGCGGCCCCGGTACCGAGTGGCGCATTCTTGGCACTGCTCCCGCCGGTACGACAATCGCGCTAGACGGGCAGGCATTCGGCGGGAACTGGGTGCGCGGCATTACGTCCGGCGGTTTGGTGGGCTGGATGTACCGCGAGAACCTCGCGATTGACGGTGGCGCGGCCGCGGGCTTGCCGCCGGTTTATCTTGAAACGCCGTTCAACCTTTCTGCGCCGGCACAGCAAGGCGACATCGGCGGTGGCGGCGGATCGATCTTCACCGCGAACGCGCGCCTGAACATTCGCAGCGGCCCGGGAACGCAGTGGCGCCTGATCGGTGGGCTGGAAGTTGGCCAATCGTTCAACGTCGATGGCAAAGACTTCAGCGGCACGTGGGTGCGCGGCATCACGCCCGAAGGTACGATCGGCTGGGCGTTTGCGCAGTATCTGAGTGGGGCGGTCGGTGGACTGCGTGTCGTCAACCGCGACGCGCCCTTCTCGCTTTCTGCTCCGGCGGGCGGCAGTGCCCCGGCAGAAAGCGCGCCCGCCTCGCCCGACATCCCAGTCTCGAACGCGGCCCCGGTGCGCGGGTTCAACCTCGGCGGCCACGTCCGCAACCTGAGCGAGAACACGGTCAACTGGATGCGTGTCGCCGGCATGTCATGGGTCAAGAAGCAGGTCGTATGGGAGCCGGGTAACGATCCCAACGGCGTGGGCGGCCTGATCAACGAGGCGCACGGGCACGGATTCCGCATCCTGCTCAGCATCGTCGGCAAACCCGACAAGGTGAACGATCCCGGTTATTTCGAGGCCTACGCCGCGTACGTCGGTGGCGTCGCCGCGCTTGGTGCGGACGCCATCGAAGTGTGGAACGAGCCGAACATCGACCGCGAGTGGGCGGCGGGCAGCATCAACCCGGCACAATACACCGAGTTGCTGAGGCAGGCGTACAATGCGATCAAAGGCGCACGGCCGGAAACAATCGTCATCAGCGGCGCTCCGTCGCCGACAGGATACTACGGCGGGTGCACGCCGTGGGGCTGCGACGACAAGCCGTTTGTCGAAGGCATGTACGCCGCCGGCGCGGGCCGATACATGGACTGCATCGGCATCCATTACAACGAAGGCATCTTGCCGCCGAGTGCCAGCAGCGGCGATCCGCGCGGGAACCCGAACCACTATACGCGCTACTATCCGACCATGGTCAGCACCTACATCAATGCCTTCCGCGGGACGAAGCGGCTGTGCTTCACCGAGCTGGGCTATCTGACGCCTGAGGGTTACGGCCAACTGCCCGACGGCTTCCTGTGGGCTGCGGACACGTCGCTGGCCGAACAGGTCGCGTGGGTCGATCAGGTCGTCAGCATCGCCGCGGGCAGCGGGCGCGTGCTGCTGATGATTATCTGGAACGTGGATTTCGAGAACTATGGCGGTGGCGATCCACAGGCGGGCTACGCGCTCATCCGCCCGGGTGGGGATTGCCCTGCGTGTCGTGCGCTCTCACAATAG
- a CDS encoding WD40 repeat domain-containing protein, with protein MRKLRMIGVVLAMIFAGAATAQGAPEQIQDALSAFNQRLGTALTLNDFFWTWEQSTFPDSALGCPAEGAQPVAGTVVGYRFLFTYADVTYEYRVSADRTVTAFCGTVNQSSQTGGEDIAGVVDDVAELSNSLCPAPQPGSAYPRTRLAPGIQARVIGGTPNNLRSEPNVNAQLLGQIPNVATFDVLAGPICDPTGMLWVQVNYNGAIGYTAEASGQDVYLEPLPPTISGTPVNALTVASAAQWREYAKLQGNFGTGLMWSSTGKLAVTGDAGAEGLWLYEQGAIAAAPRTIRSVDRFVRGVFSDQRETLVLGAADGSVHIWDLSPSSNLIERLVLNAHNAAVSAVAISPDLRRIATSGGYAFASVQQDDNLYAVLVWDITNVSQVYALRGHTGEVTGVAFSSDGRSIATSSLDGSVRIWDATSGLQTARVDSDIPATAMAYSPDDSVLVVGYQDGATLALALVGSLSAGPVVPTHSAPVTALAFSGDGMLLASAASDGSVGVRDGNQLLTSDPPVVLGGVNAGAISALAFSPDRTLLASLGADNTIRLLAAP; from the coding sequence ATGCGTAAGCTGCGAATGATAGGGGTGGTACTGGCGATGATCTTCGCCGGTGCAGCAACGGCTCAAGGTGCGCCGGAGCAGATTCAAGACGCGTTGTCGGCATTCAACCAACGCCTCGGTACGGCGCTCACGCTCAACGACTTCTTCTGGACGTGGGAGCAGTCGACGTTTCCGGACAGCGCGCTCGGCTGCCCTGCCGAAGGGGCACAGCCGGTCGCCGGTACGGTCGTCGGGTATCGCTTCCTGTTCACCTATGCCGACGTGACGTACGAGTATCGCGTGTCGGCCGACCGTACGGTGACGGCCTTCTGCGGCACGGTGAACCAATCGTCGCAGACAGGCGGTGAAGACATCGCCGGGGTCGTCGACGACGTCGCCGAGCTGTCGAACTCGCTGTGCCCGGCACCCCAGCCCGGCAGCGCCTACCCGCGGACGCGGCTCGCCCCGGGCATACAGGCGCGTGTAATCGGTGGTACGCCGAACAACCTGCGCAGCGAACCGAACGTCAATGCGCAGTTGCTCGGCCAAATCCCGAATGTCGCGACCTTCGATGTGCTCGCCGGGCCAATCTGCGATCCGACTGGCATGTTGTGGGTACAGGTGAACTACAACGGCGCGATCGGCTACACCGCCGAAGCGTCCGGGCAAGATGTCTATCTCGAACCGCTGCCGCCCACGATCAGCGGTACGCCTGTCAATGCTCTCACCGTCGCGAGCGCGGCGCAGTGGCGCGAATACGCCAAACTGCAAGGCAATTTCGGCACCGGGCTGATGTGGTCTTCGACCGGCAAACTGGCCGTCACCGGCGACGCGGGCGCGGAAGGCTTGTGGCTGTACGAACAGGGCGCGATCGCCGCCGCTCCCCGCACGATTCGGTCGGTCGACCGATTCGTCCGCGGCGTGTTCTCGGATCAGCGCGAAACGCTCGTGCTCGGGGCAGCCGACGGCAGCGTGCACATCTGGGACCTCAGCCCGTCGAGCAATCTGATCGAGCGGCTCGTGCTTAACGCACACAATGCGGCGGTTTCGGCCGTGGCGATCAGCCCCGACCTGCGCCGAATCGCAACTTCTGGCGGGTATGCGTTTGCCAGCGTGCAGCAAGACGACAATCTCTACGCCGTGTTGGTGTGGGACATCACCAACGTGTCGCAAGTGTACGCGCTGCGCGGACATACCGGCGAGGTGACCGGCGTGGCCTTCAGCAGCGATGGCCGCTCGATAGCCACGTCAAGCCTCGACGGATCGGTGCGCATCTGGGACGCGACATCAGGGTTGCAGACAGCCCGCGTCGACAGCGATATCCCCGCCACCGCGATGGCCTACAGCCCCGACGACTCGGTGCTGGTCGTCGGTTATCAGGACGGGGCGACTCTGGCGTTGGCGCTGGTCGGCAGCTTGAGCGCCGGACCCGTGGTGCCGACCCACAGCGCGCCGGTTACGGCGTTGGCGTTCAGTGGCGACGGGATGTTGTTGGCGTCCGCTGCTTCGGACGGATCGGTCGGAGTCCGGGACGGAAACCAGCTGCTGACGTCCGACCCGCCGGTCGTGTTGGGCGGTGTCAACGCCGGAGCCATCTCCGCGCTGGCGTTCAGCCCGGATCGTACGCTGCTGGCATCGCTTGGGGCCGACAACACGATTCGGCTGCTGGCCGCGCCGTAA
- a CDS encoding sulfurtransferase — translation MSHLLVSTEWLEAHLADPNVVVIDIRGHVIPATEPLPHYFAHDEAYAESHIPGARFVNWVTDITVDGPGKVQIAPPEKFAALMSALGIDEDVMVVAYDDANGMFAARMWWALHYYGHRRVAILDGGWNAWTAEGRPVSARVPFVTPRAFVPRLDAPIRRDKHAVEGALHTDTALIDVRSAAEYRGESARAKRKGHIPGAVNLPIKEALATPDGRMPAPETLRALFGEVGVDADDQDVVMYCNGGVSASLALLAYRLAGFDGGSVYDGSWKEWGNDDSLPIE, via the coding sequence ATGTCGCACCTGCTGGTCAGTACGGAATGGCTCGAAGCCCATTTGGCCGATCCGAACGTGGTCGTGATCGACATTCGCGGCCATGTCATCCCGGCGACCGAGCCGCTTCCGCACTACTTCGCGCATGACGAGGCTTACGCCGAGTCGCATATCCCCGGCGCGCGCTTCGTGAACTGGGTGACCGACATCACGGTGGACGGTCCGGGCAAAGTACAGATCGCGCCACCGGAAAAGTTCGCAGCGCTGATGTCGGCGCTCGGTATAGACGAGGACGTCATGGTCGTCGCATATGACGACGCCAACGGGATGTTCGCGGCACGCATGTGGTGGGCGCTGCACTACTACGGCCACCGGCGCGTGGCGATCCTCGACGGCGGGTGGAACGCGTGGACCGCCGAAGGCCGTCCTGTTTCGGCGCGCGTTCCGTTCGTCACGCCGCGCGCGTTTGTGCCGCGCCTCGACGCACCGATCCGGCGCGACAAGCACGCGGTTGAGGGCGCGCTGCATACCGACACGGCGCTGATCGACGTGCGTTCAGCGGCGGAGTACCGTGGCGAGTCTGCGCGAGCTAAGCGCAAGGGCCATATCCCCGGGGCGGTCAACCTGCCCATCAAAGAGGCGCTCGCGACCCCGGACGGGCGGATGCCAGCGCCCGAAACGCTGCGCGCACTGTTTGGCGAAGTGGGGGTCGACGCCGACGATCAGGATGTCGTGATGTATTGCAATGGCGGGGTCAGCGCCAGCCTCGCGCTGCTTGCGTATCGCCTCGCCGGGTTCGACGGCGGCTCGGTCTATGACGGCAGCTGGAAAGAGTGGGGTAACGACGACTCGCTGCCGATCGAATAG
- a CDS encoding aminoacyl-tRNA deacylase, giving the protein MPVKLNSMRVLEQAKIPYEILEYPDIIKDAEEVAEAIGIPYWMVYKTLVVQAEGQPKPMLAVIASERQLDLKKLAAASGVKKIRMAAHKDAEALTGLKVGGISPLMLRDKNWIVYLDRHAADLEHVAISAGQRGMQVRVPVVPLLNLLRARLADITVDEESA; this is encoded by the coding sequence ATGCCGGTCAAGCTGAACTCGATGCGGGTGCTCGAACAGGCGAAGATCCCGTACGAGATCCTCGAATATCCCGACATCATCAAAGACGCGGAAGAAGTGGCCGAGGCAATCGGCATTCCGTACTGGATGGTGTACAAGACGCTCGTGGTGCAGGCCGAGGGACAACCCAAGCCGATGCTGGCCGTCATCGCCAGCGAACGGCAGCTCGACCTCAAGAAGCTGGCTGCCGCGTCCGGCGTAAAGAAGATTCGCATGGCCGCGCACAAGGACGCTGAAGCCCTGACCGGCCTCAAGGTCGGCGGCATCAGCCCGTTGATGCTGCGCGACAAGAACTGGATCGTCTACCTCGACCGCCACGCCGCCGACCTCGAACACGTTGCCATCAGCGCCGGCCAACGCGGCATGCAAGTGCGCGTGCCGGTCGTGCCGCTGCTGAACCTGCTGCGCGCCCGCCTTGCCGACATAACCGTAGACGAGGAAAGCGCCTAA
- a CDS encoding DMT family transporter produces MSAEILTAVLGLSSGLLWGTGDFFGGLASRRISAYTVVFFGQVIGTSLLIAIVLLIGLPLPPAGDLALGGVAGIFGTIGLLFFYRALSVSKMSAAAPVTAVLAAAIPVIFGFALEGVPHVIQFVGMGLAFAAIALIAREGEGGAPALSQLRLPLLAGFGFGMYLMLIARASSTSALWPILMGRFASVTMIGLIGWKLGQLRRPNGAEMRLIAASGVFDTLGNSLYALSAQVGRDAVAAVLSSLYPAATVAWAWVLLKERLRKHQLLGVAFALTAVVLIAL; encoded by the coding sequence ATGTCTGCAGAAATCTTGACCGCCGTCCTTGGCTTGTCGTCGGGCCTGCTGTGGGGAACCGGCGACTTTTTTGGTGGGCTCGCCTCGCGCCGCATTTCGGCGTATACGGTCGTGTTCTTCGGTCAGGTCATCGGCACGTCGCTGCTGATCGCCATTGTGCTGCTGATCGGCTTGCCACTGCCGCCGGCTGGCGACCTCGCGCTTGGCGGCGTTGCGGGCATCTTCGGCACCATCGGGCTGCTGTTTTTCTACCGTGCGCTCAGCGTATCGAAGATGAGCGCCGCCGCACCAGTGACGGCCGTGTTGGCAGCCGCCATTCCGGTCATCTTCGGGTTTGCGCTCGAAGGCGTGCCTCACGTCATTCAATTCGTCGGCATGGGGCTTGCATTCGCCGCTATCGCGCTGATCGCGCGCGAAGGTGAAGGCGGCGCACCGGCCTTGTCGCAGCTGCGCTTGCCGCTGTTAGCCGGCTTCGGCTTTGGCATGTACCTCATGCTGATCGCGCGGGCAAGCAGCACGAGCGCGCTGTGGCCGATCCTGATGGGCCGCTTCGCGTCGGTCACGATGATTGGGCTGATCGGGTGGAAGTTGGGCCAACTACGCCGGCCAAACGGCGCAGAAATGCGCCTGATCGCGGCATCCGGCGTGTTCGATACGCTCGGCAACTCGCTCTATGCGCTATCGGCGCAGGTCGGACGCGACGCGGTCGCTGCCGTGCTGTCGTCACTGTACCCCGCAGCGACGGTCGCATGGGCGTGGGTGCTGCTCAAGGAACGCCTGCGCAAACACCAACTGCTCGGTGTCGCGTTCGCGCTAACCGCCGTCGTGCTGATCGCGCTCTAG
- a CDS encoding FHA domain-containing protein — MNYKSPRRGYRREVSVTYMSGPLDGKTLTFTQPAPGEERALAMGRREGSEIHLPFDSQVSRLHAKLICKHEAGTDTEDTETPHSITFWLEDQGSRNGTYVEKQAEPIKERVALRPGSLFRVGRTWIRLDVPMNFDD, encoded by the coding sequence ATGAACTATAAGTCGCCACGCCGGGGCTATCGCCGCGAGGTTTCGGTCACGTATATGTCGGGGCCGTTGGACGGCAAGACGTTGACGTTCACACAGCCCGCCCCCGGAGAGGAGCGTGCGCTTGCGATGGGCCGCCGCGAAGGTAGCGAGATCCACCTGCCGTTCGACAGTCAGGTGTCGCGCCTGCACGCCAAGCTGATCTGCAAACACGAGGCCGGCACCGACACCGAAGACACCGAAACCCCGCACTCGATCACGTTTTGGCTGGAGGATCAGGGCAGCCGGAACGGCACGTACGTCGAGAAGCAGGCCGAACCGATTAAGGAGCGCGTTGCGCTGCGGCCGGGGTCGCTGTTCCGTGTGGGGCGGACGTGGATCCGGCTAGATGTCCCGATGAACTTCGACGACTGA